One region of Geovibrio ferrireducens genomic DNA includes:
- a CDS encoding FAD-binding protein has product MSIKKDEKEINKSISRRKFLKFGSLAVGTVGMSILTGCGGDVNVVEPSGSAGSSGNLPSSWDDSADFVLVGFGGAGAMAAINIKKQDPSAKIIFVEAGTAGGGSTKICGGGTHFGGGTQIQIDSGFTEDADEFYNYALAGVGEGGNAELMRVYADNAKAAYDTLVELGVTYSGFYTGYATGPAADYSLMYDNEKRPELMAKAGYTTPVPHTHFAIADTSAGLSRAGTFWRALETATLALSNVSVEYSARANELIVNGSGRVVGVAAEKDGGTKYYKASKAVLICSGGFINNDEMVQQFIPHAMNCFRGGSGRDRGDGIKMGQAIGADIKNMGAAEDYGPTYMNHPALVKSIAVTPTGIRFAPEDLGGSVFGRLVARTYPSIYLIFDQKVLDEIPLAVQANFSMETANTIVELAGKIGVPASILSETVNRYNLYATNGTDEQFQKDPTTLQVMEAPFYAMRQTSQRVFTLSCGGLRVNAKTQVLKTDGSVIPGLYAAGSSIAHINAQYYLAGGGTAGAFTFGLVAGREMSNENSWE; this is encoded by the coding sequence ATGAGTATAAAAAAAGATGAAAAAGAGATAAATAAATCGATTTCCCGCAGAAAGTTTCTTAAATTCGGAAGTCTTGCGGTGGGTACAGTTGGAATGAGCATTCTCACTGGCTGCGGAGGCGATGTCAATGTCGTAGAGCCCTCCGGTTCTGCTGGTAGCTCGGGTAATCTTCCTTCAAGCTGGGACGATTCTGCTGATTTCGTTCTTGTCGGTTTCGGCGGTGCGGGCGCAATGGCTGCCATCAACATAAAAAAACAGGATCCTTCCGCAAAAATAATTTTTGTAGAAGCAGGAACGGCAGGCGGCGGCAGTACAAAAATATGCGGCGGCGGAACACACTTCGGCGGCGGTACGCAGATTCAGATAGACAGCGGCTTCACTGAAGATGCTGATGAGTTTTATAACTATGCACTCGCCGGAGTAGGCGAAGGCGGCAATGCGGAGCTTATGAGAGTTTATGCTGATAATGCGAAAGCGGCTTACGATACCCTTGTGGAGCTTGGCGTGACTTACTCAGGGTTTTACACAGGCTATGCCACCGGCCCCGCCGCTGATTACAGCCTTATGTATGATAATGAAAAACGCCCCGAGCTTATGGCTAAAGCAGGCTACACCACTCCTGTTCCCCATACGCATTTTGCAATTGCGGATACATCTGCAGGTCTTTCAAGAGCAGGAACATTCTGGAGAGCACTTGAAACAGCAACGCTTGCACTCAGTAATGTTTCAGTTGAATACAGCGCAAGAGCAAACGAACTCATAGTAAACGGAAGCGGAAGGGTAGTAGGTGTTGCCGCTGAGAAAGACGGCGGCACAAAATATTACAAAGCTTCAAAAGCAGTTCTTATATGCAGCGGCGGTTTCATAAACAACGATGAGATGGTTCAGCAGTTTATACCCCACGCAATGAACTGCTTCCGCGGCGGCAGCGGCAGAGACAGAGGCGATGGAATAAAAATGGGACAGGCAATAGGAGCCGATATAAAAAATATGGGAGCTGCCGAGGACTACGGTCCGACTTATATGAACCATCCTGCTCTTGTTAAATCAATAGCCGTTACTCCCACAGGAATAAGATTTGCGCCTGAGGATCTTGGAGGCTCAGTTTTCGGAAGACTTGTGGCAAGAACATATCCTTCAATCTACCTCATTTTTGACCAGAAAGTGCTGGATGAGATACCCCTTGCAGTTCAGGCGAACTTCTCTATGGAAACTGCCAATACTATAGTTGAACTTGCGGGAAAAATAGGTGTTCCGGCATCGATCCTTAGTGAAACCGTGAACCGCTACAACCTGTACGCAACTAACGGAACCGACGAACAATTCCAGAAGGATCCCACTACACTTCAGGTAATGGAAGCTCCTTTTTATGCCATGAGGCAGACAAGCCAGAGGGTTTTTACTCTGTCATGCGGAGGTCTCCGTGTGAATGCTAAAACTCAGGTTCTTAAAACCGACGGTTCGGTAATTCCCGGTCTTTATGCCGCAGGTTCATCCATTGCCCACATCAATGCCCAGTATTATCTCGCAGGAGGCGGAACCGCCGGAGCCTTTACCTTCGGACTTGTTGCAGGTAGGGAAATGTCAAACGAAAATTCATGGGAGTAA
- a CDS encoding methyl-accepting chemotaxis protein, translated as MSLSLRLKFSVVTTLSVLIAVFSVMFLAVYEMGQMGRSFVENTRSDLEAAKRDELKIYIEMAVSSIDDIYRSSAADDVQAQNAAKEIIKKFSFDNGNYVFVTDFDSNVLVHRGNPELEGRNLGDLKSGDGKYIFREMSRIARDEKQGYVLYQWNNPETGRQGDKLSYVVGLEKWGWVVGTGFFIDDINEEIARIEQSAAEQKALMVKIMAAAVAVLLAVMITVTFLVVRVLTKSLGQTADMLKDISEGEGDLTVAIKVSQKDEVGQVAENFNRFIDKLKDLIITIKQSSVSVASASSQLASASEEMASTFQGQSSQVSSVAAATEELTSSSSEVLEALREGSERSREAVKYTGEGRKSLNKATNEINAIRDKVDRLSAAIGRLSGSSDEIGNIVGVIDDIADQTNLLALNAAIEAARAGDAGRGFAVVADEVRKLAERTQNATSEISKIIGGLVRETGEAEKDMREARKQVEEGVKVIGETGAVFGQIVTTMETAEQVNSIISNAVQEQTATIISINDNTQALSSGLEESSVAMQEITHTIADLQRQADEMSQLVSRFRTE; from the coding sequence ATGTCTCTTTCGTTAAGACTTAAGTTCAGCGTTGTTACCACGCTGTCGGTTCTGATTGCTGTATTTTCAGTAATGTTTTTGGCAGTTTATGAAATGGGGCAAATGGGAAGGAGCTTTGTTGAAAACACAAGAAGCGATCTTGAAGCTGCCAAGCGTGATGAGCTTAAAATCTACATTGAAATGGCGGTTTCATCCATAGATGATATTTACCGCAGTTCTGCGGCTGATGATGTGCAGGCACAGAATGCTGCTAAGGAAATAATAAAAAAGTTCAGTTTTGATAACGGGAACTATGTATTTGTCACGGATTTCGATTCCAATGTGCTGGTTCACAGAGGAAACCCTGAATTGGAAGGGAGAAATCTGGGAGATCTGAAAAGCGGTGACGGTAAATATATTTTCCGTGAGATGAGCCGTATTGCCAGAGACGAGAAGCAGGGTTATGTGCTTTATCAGTGGAACAACCCCGAAACAGGCAGACAGGGTGACAAGCTCAGCTATGTCGTCGGTCTGGAGAAATGGGGCTGGGTCGTGGGCACAGGTTTTTTTATAGATGATATAAACGAGGAGATAGCGCGGATAGAGCAGTCTGCTGCTGAACAGAAGGCCCTGATGGTGAAAATCATGGCAGCGGCCGTGGCGGTTCTGCTGGCTGTAATGATTACGGTGACTTTCCTTGTGGTTCGGGTTCTTACAAAAAGCCTCGGACAGACGGCAGACATGCTTAAGGATATTTCAGAAGGCGAAGGTGACCTGACAGTTGCGATCAAAGTCAGCCAGAAGGATGAAGTCGGTCAGGTTGCGGAAAACTTCAACAGATTCATAGACAAGCTCAAAGATCTCATAATAACCATAAAGCAGAGCTCCGTGAGTGTGGCTTCCGCAAGCTCACAGCTTGCCTCAGCCTCAGAGGAGATGGCCTCCACATTTCAGGGACAGTCCTCTCAGGTTTCGAGCGTGGCCGCAGCTACGGAAGAGCTTACATCATCCTCCAGCGAGGTTCTGGAAGCGCTCCGTGAAGGGAGCGAGCGCTCACGTGAGGCGGTAAAATACACAGGCGAAGGGCGGAAGAGCCTCAACAAGGCCACAAATGAGATAAACGCAATCAGAGACAAGGTGGACAGGCTCAGCGCGGCTATAGGCAGACTTTCAGGTTCATCAGATGAGATAGGCAATATTGTGGGTGTGATAGACGATATAGCCGACCAGACTAACCTGCTTGCGCTTAACGCAGCAATAGAAGCAGCCAGAGCGGGAGACGCAGGAAGAGGCTTTGCCGTGGTGGCGGATGAGGTACGCAAGCTGGCGGAACGGACACAGAACGCCACAAGCGAAATCAGCAAGATAATTGGCGGCCTTGTCAGGGAGACAGGCGAGGCCGAAAAGGACATGAGAGAAGCCAGAAAACAGGTTGAAGAGGGCGTGAAAGTTATAGGCGAAACAGGCGCTGTTTTCGGGCAGATAGTGACAACAATGGAAACTGCGGAGCAGGTGAACAGCATAATAAGTAACGCTGTTCAGGAGCAGACCGCTACGATAATAAGCATAAACGACAACACTCAGGCGCTCAGTTCCGGTCTGGAGGAGAGTTCAGTCGCAATGCAGGAGATAACCCACACCATAGCGGATCTCCAGAGGCAGGCGGATGAAATGAGCCAGCTTGTTTCGAGGTTCAGAACAGAATAA
- a CDS encoding MarR family winged helix-turn-helix transcriptional regulator produces the protein MISNNMTNDKKTEIILDFVVEAARAFGIIQEAGKKIGAVSETGKRIWALLRILKLYGPQTVPQIAKMRSVSRQYIQRLANDIVDEGYAEYSKNPGHKRSQFLKITQKGEELYSEVYEAMRENVEAVAPKFREEDLSAAERVLKSLIYELEHYLGKSKK, from the coding sequence ATGATTTCAAACAACATGACAAATGACAAAAAAACCGAGATTATCCTTGATTTTGTGGTAGAAGCGGCAAGAGCATTCGGAATAATTCAGGAAGCGGGCAAAAAAATAGGCGCAGTCAGTGAAACAGGCAAAAGAATATGGGCTCTTCTCAGGATTCTTAAGCTTTACGGTCCGCAGACAGTGCCGCAGATAGCGAAAATGCGCTCTGTTTCCAGACAGTATATACAGAGGCTCGCCAACGACATAGTTGACGAAGGATACGCAGAATACAGCAAAAACCCCGGCCACAAACGTTCGCAGTTTCTCAAAATCACCCAGAAGGGCGAGGAGCTTTACAGCGAAGTTTATGAAGCAATGAGAGAAAATGTGGAGGCTGTTGCCCCCAAGTTCAGGGAAGAGGACTTAAGCGCAGCGGAAAGAGTTCTCAAATCACTCATATATGAGCTTGAGCACTATTTGGGAAAATCAAAGAAATAA
- a CDS encoding c-type cytochrome codes for MKGKNLLLLTVLTVLLSIFAGCYGDDKTIYLDDYVNNGGSSPVDPTDPTDPTDPTDPTEPPATAEEIFLAYCSCHEFSPHLFTPETFHHPFELDPAPTLEQLQLIDGYLRENTDPTDPTDPTDPSDPALPGEAVFNTTCSGCHSGVMAPAITDAIFDGFNSSSLDDHPFPVSLTAEELSDLVEYISSTRP; via the coding sequence ATGAAAGGAAAGAATTTATTACTTTTGACCGTGCTTACAGTGCTGCTTTCCATATTTGCGGGCTGTTACGGTGATGACAAAACAATTTATCTGGATGACTATGTCAACAATGGCGGAAGTTCGCCTGTTGATCCAACTGACCCAACTGATCCGACAGATCCCACTGATCCGACTGAACCTCCTGCAACTGCGGAAGAAATTTTTTTGGCTTACTGCTCTTGTCATGAATTCAGTCCTCATCTGTTCACCCCTGAAACATTTCATCATCCATTTGAGCTTGACCCCGCACCCACGCTGGAACAGCTCCAACTTATTGACGGGTATCTGAGAGAAAATACAGACCCGACTGATCCCACAGACCCCACAGATCCGAGTGATCCTGCGTTGCCCGGGGAGGCTGTTTTTAACACAACGTGCAGCGGCTGTCACAGCGGGGTAATGGCTCCGGCAATCACTGATGCGATATTTGACGGGTTCAATTCATCAAGTCTTGATGACCACCCGTTTCCTGTGTCGCTCACTGCCGAGGAGCTTAGTGACCTAGTTGAATATATATCATCAACAAGACCGTAG
- a CDS encoding YchJ family protein, whose product MMTPKEIIEHRARLYTEKNGGGVYDLYAESSELRRFFPDEQSFCTRFAEIVAASSHAGLNIVKETVQGKCAEVTFIEYIAVDDKVTSFFSRSRFVFEGGRWRILREEREMSVK is encoded by the coding sequence ATGATGACCCCGAAAGAGATAATTGAACACAGGGCGAGGCTTTACACCGAAAAAAACGGCGGCGGAGTATATGACCTATATGCGGAAAGCAGCGAACTGAGACGCTTTTTCCCTGATGAACAGTCCTTCTGCACCCGCTTTGCGGAGATAGTGGCGGCAAGCTCCCATGCGGGGCTGAACATTGTGAAGGAGACTGTACAGGGGAAATGCGCCGAGGTCACTTTTATAGAATACATTGCCGTGGATGATAAGGTTACCAGCTTTTTCAGCAGGAGCAGGTTTGTTTTTGAAGGCGGCAGGTGGCGTATTCTCCGCGAGGAAAGAGAGATGAGTGTGAAATAA
- the hflX gene encoding GTPase HflX, which yields MRPQQIKRLEKLYSRKSSSFSAVSPEFARTLCELTAETGRQTAVLFDRANTVQYVIIGGSSEIVIPVLSRYRITPGGLRGLRLVHTHTGGEELTDDDLTDLALLRLDSVTVLHGDSRGIPMRMQTAHLLPPDSPHMFGFLEDTDPHRQDTDYLDFISALEKEIEDKTKALFRVKNAHSAILVGSYRKKQDAGEHMAELQELTESAGMDVLDIHTQIKPQIHPKYVMGPGRLKEVVIRALQTGADFIVFDNSLSPAQSRAVSEFTELKVLDRTQLILDIFARRAKSNEGKIRVELAQLKYILPRLSGRDDALSRLTGGIGGRGPGETKLEIDKRRINDRIAFLSKKLEKIEQNRTVQRSRRNRGGLPIVSIVGYTNAGKSTLLNNLTQSEVYSDDLMFATLDTSSKRIRFPEERDVIITDTVGFIRDLPENLKGAFKSTLEELNEADLLVHVVDISNHGFLNHIRSVETVLAELGLTDKKIITVLNKTDLLPPEEADFVLNNVLPDTMFADARLHSLMEIKNSKPDAVYISALDRKTFRLLLERIRFALFIEGKGRDIPVESYFDDDPERDN from the coding sequence TTGCGCCCTCAGCAGATTAAGCGTCTGGAAAAGCTTTACAGCAGAAAATCATCATCCTTTTCAGCAGTGTCCCCTGAGTTTGCCAGAACCCTCTGTGAACTCACTGCGGAAACAGGCAGACAGACTGCGGTTCTCTTTGACAGGGCAAACACAGTGCAGTATGTGATCATCGGCGGTTCATCGGAGATCGTGATCCCTGTCCTCAGCAGATACAGGATAACGCCGGGAGGGCTGCGCGGCTTAAGGCTTGTGCATACCCACACAGGCGGCGAGGAACTCACCGACGACGACCTTACCGACCTTGCTCTTCTCCGTCTGGATTCCGTGACGGTTCTCCACGGAGACAGCAGAGGCATCCCCATGCGGATGCAGACGGCTCATCTTCTTCCGCCGGACAGCCCGCATATGTTCGGCTTCCTTGAGGACACAGATCCCCACAGGCAGGACACTGATTATCTGGATTTCATCTCTGCTCTGGAAAAAGAGATAGAGGATAAAACCAAGGCTCTGTTCAGGGTAAAAAACGCCCATTCTGCGATACTTGTGGGCTCTTACCGCAAAAAGCAGGATGCCGGGGAGCACATGGCGGAGCTTCAGGAGCTCACCGAAAGTGCCGGAATGGATGTTCTGGATATTCATACGCAGATTAAACCGCAGATCCATCCGAAATACGTTATGGGGCCGGGAAGGCTGAAAGAGGTGGTGATCCGTGCTCTCCAGACCGGGGCAGACTTTATAGTTTTTGATAACAGCCTTTCACCCGCACAGTCCAGAGCCGTTTCAGAATTTACTGAGCTTAAGGTGCTTGACCGCACACAGCTCATCCTTGATATATTCGCACGCAGGGCAAAATCTAACGAAGGCAAGATACGTGTGGAGCTTGCACAGCTTAAATACATACTTCCCCGTCTCTCCGGCAGGGATGATGCTCTCTCAAGGCTTACAGGCGGAATAGGGGGCAGAGGCCCCGGAGAAACCAAACTGGAGATAGACAAAAGGCGCATTAACGACCGGATTGCATTCCTTTCCAAGAAGCTGGAGAAGATAGAACAGAACAGAACAGTGCAGAGGAGCAGGAGAAACAGGGGCGGGCTGCCCATAGTTTCGATTGTCGGCTACACTAATGCCGGGAAATCCACCCTGCTTAACAACCTCACCCAAAGCGAGGTTTATTCTGATGACCTCATGTTTGCCACTCTGGACACAAGCTCCAAGCGCATACGCTTTCCGGAGGAGCGTGATGTTATCATAACAGATACGGTGGGTTTCATACGTGACCTGCCTGAGAATCTCAAAGGCGCTTTCAAATCGACCCTTGAGGAACTGAACGAGGCGGATTTGCTGGTTCATGTGGTTGATATATCAAACCATGGCTTTCTGAACCACATCCGCTCTGTGGAGACAGTTCTGGCGGAACTGGGACTCACTGACAAGAAGATTATAACGGTGCTGAACAAGACCGACCTGCTCCCGCCGGAGGAGGCGGATTTTGTGCTGAACAATGTTCTGCCGGATACAATGTTTGCGGATGCAAGGCTGCACAGCCTGATGGAAATAAAAAACTCCAAGCCTGATGCGGTGTATATTTCCGCTCTGGACAGGAAAACCTTCCGGCTGCTCCTTGAGCGCATCCGCTTTGCCCTCTTCATAGAAGGCAAGGGGCGGGACATACCAGTGGAGAGCTATTTTGATGATGACCCCGAAAGAGATAATTGA
- a CDS encoding threonine aldolase family protein, which yields MKMYLGFFSDNCAGVLPEIMEAISAENSGFTRPYGYDHTTGESKEVLREHLGDAEVNFMLTGTGANVALIAAALKPFQGVICPETAHINVDECGAPERFTSCKLLSVPAENGKLNPKYITKFAHNVGFEHNVQPVMVSISQATEAGSLYTVDEISEIARITHENGMYLHMDGARITNAACAMGKTIKEISGDLGVDLLSLGGTKAGMMFGEAAVFFNKELAADFKYIRKQSMQLLSKSRYIAAQFKRMFEDDLWLKAAGHANAMAAYLGERLEAINGVTLSRKPEVNAVFAQIPRSAIDVIIKEFGFYIWNEELNEVRLMTSFATEKKDIDAFADRLAEVMKTV from the coding sequence ATGAAGATGTACCTAGGTTTTTTCAGTGACAACTGCGCAGGCGTGCTGCCGGAGATAATGGAAGCAATTTCAGCAGAAAATAGTGGTTTTACACGACCTTACGGCTATGATCATACAACCGGGGAGTCGAAAGAGGTTCTCAGGGAACATCTGGGGGATGCGGAAGTTAACTTCATGCTAACAGGAACAGGTGCAAATGTTGCACTTATTGCAGCGGCTCTGAAACCGTTTCAGGGGGTAATATGCCCGGAGACTGCTCACATAAATGTGGACGAATGCGGCGCTCCCGAAAGATTCACATCATGCAAGCTTCTGAGCGTTCCGGCGGAAAACGGCAAGCTGAACCCTAAATACATCACGAAATTTGCCCATAATGTCGGCTTTGAGCACAATGTGCAGCCTGTTATGGTTTCCATATCTCAGGCAACGGAAGCGGGCAGTCTGTACACTGTTGATGAGATAAGTGAAATAGCCCGCATAACCCACGAAAACGGCATGTATCTGCACATGGACGGAGCAAGGATAACTAACGCTGCCTGTGCCATGGGCAAAACAATAAAGGAAATCTCAGGCGATCTTGGGGTGGATCTCCTCAGCCTTGGAGGAACAAAGGCGGGAATGATGTTCGGAGAGGCTGCCGTGTTCTTTAATAAGGAACTCGCAGCCGATTTCAAATACATCCGTAAGCAATCTATGCAGCTTCTCTCCAAGTCCCGCTATATAGCCGCACAGTTCAAAAGAATGTTTGAGGATGACCTGTGGCTGAAGGCGGCCGGGCATGCAAACGCAATGGCCGCATATCTGGGTGAAAGGCTTGAAGCCATAAACGGTGTAACACTCAGCAGAAAGCCGGAGGTAAATGCAGTATTTGCGCAGATACCCCGCAGCGCAATTGATGTGATAATAAAAGAATTCGGCTTTTATATCTGGAATGAGGAGCTGAACGAAGTGCGCCTGATGACCAGCTTCGCAACGGAGAAGAAGGATATAGACGCATTCGCGGACAGGCTGGCAGAGGTGATGAAGACGGTATAG
- a CDS encoding sensor domain-containing protein, whose protein sequence is MKTHFSSELTDFGILTDSESIVMVTDKQKCFLYVNKEAEKFLSVYGNEFCGRFSSEISSSLSPLYVSTRSITLSDQENNRRTFRFTRIPMNNGGEKFLCIGTDITENTAEEEGSEELPDILETVTEHLPSGVVILDSSLKMKFANSAAISMMMLGERANWFNKNIKDFFAGKLEGDTCILHDYKCPFDGLVKTGKAFYDELFCSTRNGGNGFVKVSASPSRDASGKFSGIVCTLEDCTEITKTRKLLEKSENKYRLLTEFSPMGIVVQEKMLITYINPAGAELLGYENPEDAFGERIMDFIPEQDKVSVEDFIEDMLTTRKPSVGFERTLINKRGREMTVKMSSQPYESRNGMAVLNVFRDITDEKRRSEEIMKLSLVVEQSPVSVIITDSSGHVEYVNPAFCEISGYSAPEIFGKNVNLLKSGVHPQEYYENLWETIRGGQTWNGELCSRGKYGDIFWELSTITPVKCSEGRLLFYVAVKENITDKKLREEKIRHMAMHDILTGLPNRFLMRDRLETVLERVQRYGEMAAVLFIDLDGFKNVNDTYGHKAGDDVLKETARRILTSIRTADTACRIGGDEFLVILSRIENREKAGAVSRRIIEMVSRPYGACGDRQILGASIGISIIPDDGVNIDELVSKADTAMYEVKNGGKNGFAYFFDFPK, encoded by the coding sequence ATGAAAACACATTTCAGTTCCGAGTTGACTGATTTTGGTATCCTTACAGATTCCGAAAGCATAGTTATGGTTACTGATAAACAGAAATGCTTTCTTTATGTAAACAAGGAGGCTGAAAAGTTTTTATCTGTTTACGGCAATGAATTCTGCGGCAGATTCTCCTCTGAAATATCCAGCTCACTCTCACCCTTATACGTATCCACAAGAAGCATAACTCTTTCTGATCAGGAGAACAATAGGCGAACTTTCCGTTTTACCCGGATACCCATGAACAACGGCGGGGAAAAGTTTCTCTGTATCGGCACTGATATTACCGAAAACACTGCCGAAGAAGAGGGCTCGGAGGAGCTTCCTGATATACTGGAGACCGTTACCGAACACCTGCCCTCCGGCGTTGTTATACTGGACAGCAGTCTGAAAATGAAATTTGCCAACTCCGCCGCAATATCCATGATGATGCTGGGTGAACGCGCCAACTGGTTTAATAAAAATATAAAGGATTTTTTCGCAGGGAAGCTTGAGGGTGATACCTGTATTCTGCATGATTACAAATGTCCTTTTGACGGTCTGGTAAAAACCGGAAAAGCTTTTTACGATGAACTTTTCTGCTCCACAAGAAACGGCGGAAACGGCTTTGTCAAGGTCAGCGCCTCCCCAAGCAGGGATGCTTCCGGAAAATTCAGCGGCATAGTCTGCACTCTGGAAGACTGCACCGAAATAACGAAAACCAGAAAGCTGCTGGAAAAGAGTGAAAACAAATACAGACTTCTTACTGAGTTTTCCCCGATGGGCATTGTTGTCCAGGAGAAAATGCTCATCACCTACATAAATCCCGCCGGGGCGGAGCTTCTGGGGTACGAAAACCCTGAGGACGCTTTCGGTGAGCGTATTATGGATTTTATCCCCGAACAGGATAAGGTATCGGTGGAAGATTTTATCGAAGATATGCTCACAACCAGAAAGCCTTCCGTTGGTTTTGAAAGAACCCTGATAAACAAGCGCGGAAGGGAAATGACCGTCAAGATGTCCAGTCAGCCGTATGAAAGCAGAAACGGCATGGCAGTTCTGAACGTTTTCAGGGACATTACCGATGAGAAAAGACGCAGCGAAGAGATAATGAAGCTTTCTCTCGTTGTGGAGCAAAGCCCGGTTTCCGTAATAATTACCGACTCATCAGGCCATGTGGAATATGTTAACCCTGCTTTCTGCGAGATTTCCGGTTACAGCGCACCGGAGATATTCGGGAAAAACGTGAACCTGCTCAAATCAGGAGTGCACCCGCAGGAGTACTATGAAAATCTGTGGGAGACAATACGCGGAGGGCAGACCTGGAACGGGGAGCTTTGCAGCCGCGGTAAATACGGTGATATTTTCTGGGAGCTTTCGACAATAACCCCTGTGAAATGCAGCGAAGGAAGGCTGCTTTTCTATGTGGCGGTGAAGGAAAACATCACGGATAAAAAACTCCGTGAGGAAAAAATACGGCATATGGCCATGCACGACATACTCACCGGACTCCCCAACAGATTCCTGATGAGGGACAGGCTGGAAACCGTTCTGGAAAGGGTGCAAAGATACGGTGAAATGGCCGCTGTTCTGTTTATTGATCTGGACGGCTTCAAAAACGTTAATGATACTTACGGGCACAAAGCCGGTGATGATGTGCTGAAAGAGACTGCAAGACGCATTCTCACCAGCATCAGAACGGCTGACACTGCCTGCCGCATAGGCGGGGATGAGTTCCTGGTTATTTTAAGCCGGATAGAAAACAGGGAAAAAGCCGGAGCGGTGTCCAGAAGGATTATAGAGATGGTTTCCCGCCCCTACGGCGCCTGCGGTGACAGGCAGATATTAGGGGCGAGCATAGGCATAAGCATTATTCCCGATGACGGGGTAAATATAGATGAACTGGTGAGCAAGGCAGATACCGCCATGTACGAAGTGAAAAACGGCGGGAAAAACGGCTTTGCTTATTTCTTTGATTTTCCCAAATAG